In Capsicum annuum cultivar UCD-10X-F1 chromosome 7, UCD10Xv1.1, whole genome shotgun sequence, one genomic interval encodes:
- the LOC107876933 gene encoding uncharacterized protein LOC107876933, with protein MTHKRKNLEESIAQQGKSILPINTSISQSSAREEINASHMITGKGQIKQRLFQPQSGEPITKREVESPMHNFIFQGFSKVAVNTSDVIGISQVEQEKQHAIKELENCKQVKRKSVLPSSSLDQFLEKQGIHISGGKEHDIDTIDGVTVLPTEDLNEHNKLLDDPAEQEEIGEDGWLNSDDDMNVDCGTNVARNPIFINLLYTSWHAVPDETKKHMWDYVNSKFLIPKEGQKWVMHGLRDAWRGFKREVKRRCFDKRLTVEEMLEKRPAGRSGCSLMSVGRALSEVNSQNRKKQKWRHRMGPINFGRVRVALRRTKENNEEPLKAEMFVATRTKTGKEVQADTQIAISELENHQNAGKTPDDTFTAVFGKEKPGRVRGYGRSVTRTSLQKEEEMNELKQKHAYEVTSMKEEIISEMRQEMRQFFSQLVQNNPGLNFQDILGSDGSNIPSPDTSNAQAIRGKNLSKSSGSAHASVHEKDLCGGSNLNGGHHNST; from the exons ATGACACATAAAAGAAAGAATCTTGAGGAGTCTATTGCACAACAAGGAAAAAGTATATTGCCTATTAACACGTCAATAAGTCAATCTTCTGCAAGGGAAGAGATTAATGCTTCACATAtgatcactggaaaaggacaaatcAAACAACGATTATTTCAACCTCAATCTGGAGAGCCCATTACAAAGAGAGAAGTCGAATCACCTATGCACAACTTCATTTtccaaggattttcaaaggtcGCTGTTAATACTTCAGATGTCATTGGAATATCACAAGTTGAACAAGAGAAACAACATGCTATTAAAGAGCTAGAAAACTGCAAACAGGTGAAGAGAAAGTCAGTCCTACCGTCAAGTAGTCTGGATCAGTTTCTAGAAAAACAAGGGATACACATAAGTGGTGGAAAAGAACATGATATTGACACAATAGATGGTGTTACAGTTCTGCCCACTGAAGATCTAAATGAACATAATAAGCTATTAGATGATCCTGCAGAACAAGAAGAAATTGGTGAGGATGGGTGGTTAAATAGTGATGACGATATGAATGTTGATTGTGGTACAAATG TTGCAAGGAATCCCATATTTATCAACTTGTTGTACACTAGTTGGCATGCTGTTCCAGATGAAACTAAAAAACATATGTGGGATTATGTCAat tcAAAATTTCTGATTCCAAAGGAAGGACAGAAGTGGGTGATGCATGGTCTTCGTGATGCTTGGAGGGGATTCAAGAGAGAAGTTAAACGGAGATGTTTTGATAAAAGACTTACCGTTGAAGAAATGCTAGAAAAACGTCCTGCTGGGCGTTCCGGCTGTTCACTTATGTCAGTTGGTCGA GCCTTGAGCGAGGTAAAttctcaaaataggaaaaaacaaAAGTGGAGACATCGAATGGGACCTATTAATTTTGGAAGAGTACGCGTGGCATTg AGACGGACCAAAGAAAATAATGAGGAACCATTAAAGGCTGAAATGTTTGTTGCTACTCGTACAAAGACGGGAAAAGAAGTTCAGGCAGATACCCAAATTGCAATA TCTGAACTAGAGAATCATCAAAATGCTGGGAAAACACCAGATGATACATTCACGGCAGTGTTTGGAAAGGAGAAGCCTGGTCGAGTTAGAGGCTATGGTAGATCAGTGACAAGAACTTCTCTGCAAAAAGAGGAGGAAATGAATGAGCTTAAACAAAAGCATGCTTATGAAGTCACTTCTATGAAGGAAGAAATTATAAGTGAAATGAGACAAGAAATGCGACAGTTTTTTAGTCAATTGGTGCAAAACAATCCTGGATTGAATTTTCAAGATATATTAGGGAGTGACGGATCTAACATTCCTTCACCTGATACGAGTAATGCACAAGCTATAAGAggaaaaaatctttcaaaatcttCGGGCTCGGCTCATGCTTCAGTTCATGAAAAG GATCTATGCGGGGGCTCAAATTTGAATGGTGGGCACCACAACTCAACTTGA